A stretch of Cicer arietinum cultivar CDC Frontier isolate Library 1 chromosome 5, Cicar.CDCFrontier_v2.0, whole genome shotgun sequence DNA encodes these proteins:
- the LOC101488436 gene encoding uncharacterized protein isoform X1 produces MAEKKAPQHNVTIKWETVSLISVQKTQPLSKKKTETSSIILEQKKSYTTEFRNFDDDAWYTVMVTMEGKQTLRIKYEKFSDEEDQLFEPSFFESLEALHEFEKRFRPLSVQVQDYECRKLVHGVKVCASQHFIPDDLRFYDAIVDAVQERKHSRKKDAECLCTFILDWLHGPNAGNLTAAEVGDICIVQPVIQLDPTVASFLEIARRVIESKSGQEMGAYYLKDLETSERRSFFERMQKGKQRVKRSALGAYSPEVNLDRTKEDKELEGKRNVWMILVGNLEKGLCSSTAVEFLQRHAQISATVFIFSSLSSEIYTRGAIMLHTEQNFHKLCDFLTNPNHIITSSTGRPWVIIEKQVGLKNIKASIGTLGPKYENVSQDERSRTSNNLKLVQSGTQEFQISSAMRDLFLEFSDHQVRLHKKLALMEGSVFGI; encoded by the exons ATGGCGGAGAAAAAAGCACCGCAACATAACGTAACAATCAAATGGGAAACCGTTTCACTAATCTCCGTTCAAAAAACTCAACCACTATCGAAGAAGAAAACTGAAACGAGCTCGATCATTCTCGAACAAAAGAAGAGTTACACTACCGAGTTTAGAAACTTCGATGACGATGCATGGTACACCGTTATGGTTACAATGGAGGGAAAACAAACCCTCAGAATAAAGTACGAAAAATTCTCTGATGAAGAAGACCAATTGTTCGAACCCTCGTTTTTCGAATCATTGGAAGCGCTTCACGAGTTTGAGAAACGATTCAGACCTCTCTCTGTACAGGTTCAGGATTATGAATGTCGTAAACTCGTTCATGGTGTTAAGGTTTGCGCTTCCCAACACTTTATTCCTGATGACCTTCGATTTTACGACGCTATCGTTGATGCG GTGCAAGAACGCAAGCATTCTCGCAAAAAAGATGCAGAGTGCCTGTGTACTTTTATACTTGACTGGTTACATGGGCCAAATGCTGGAAATTTGACTGCTGCAGAAGTTGGGGATATTTGCATTGTGCAGCCTGTAATACAGCTTGATCCAACAGTGGCTTCATTCCTTGAGATAGCAAGGAGGGTAATAGAATCAAAGTCTGGTCAGGAAATGGGGGCCTACTACCTCAAAGACTTAGAAACTAGTGAAAGACGAAGTTTTTTTGAACGAATGCAGAAG GGAAAACAACGTGTCAAACGATCTGCTTTGGGTGCATATTCTCCTGAAG TCAACCTTGACAGAACAAAGGAAGATAAAGAGttggaaggaaaaagaaatgtGTGGATGATATTGGTGGGCAATCTTGAGAAAGGATTATGTTCATCAACAGCTGTAGAGTTCTTACAGAGACATGCTCAAATATCAGCTACAGTCTTCATTTTTTCAAGTTTATCATCGGAGATATATACCAGGGGTGCCATTATGTTGCACACTGAACAAAATTTTCATAAGCTTTGTGACTTTTTGACAAATCCCAACCACATCATAACATCTTCAACTGGCAG GCCTTGGGTGATAATTGAAAAACAAGTAGGTCTCAAAAATATCAAAGCATCAATAGGAACACTGGGGCCTAAATATGAG AATGTATCACAGGATGAAAGGAGTAGAACGAGCAACAATTTGAAGCTTGTACAGTCAGGAACTCAAGAATTCCAGATATCTAGTGCTATGAGGGATTTGTTTTTGGAATTTTCTGATCACCAAGTGCGGCTGCACAAGAAGCTTGCACTTATGGAGGGAAGTGTGTTTGGAATTTGA
- the LOC101488436 gene encoding uncharacterized protein isoform X2 yields MAEKKAPQHNVTIKWETVSLISVQKTQPLSKKKTETSSIILEQKKSYTTEFRNFDDDAWYTVMVTMEGKQTLRIKYEKFSDEEDQLFEPSFFESLEALHEFEKRFRPLSVQVQDYECRKLVHGVKVQERKHSRKKDAECLCTFILDWLHGPNAGNLTAAEVGDICIVQPVIQLDPTVASFLEIARRVIESKSGQEMGAYYLKDLETSERRSFFERMQKGKQRVKRSALGAYSPEVNLDRTKEDKELEGKRNVWMILVGNLEKGLCSSTAVEFLQRHAQISATVFIFSSLSSEIYTRGAIMLHTEQNFHKLCDFLTNPNHIITSSTGRPWVIIEKQVGLKNIKASIGTLGPKYENVSQDERSRTSNNLKLVQSGTQEFQISSAMRDLFLEFSDHQVRLHKKLALMEGSVFGI; encoded by the exons ATGGCGGAGAAAAAAGCACCGCAACATAACGTAACAATCAAATGGGAAACCGTTTCACTAATCTCCGTTCAAAAAACTCAACCACTATCGAAGAAGAAAACTGAAACGAGCTCGATCATTCTCGAACAAAAGAAGAGTTACACTACCGAGTTTAGAAACTTCGATGACGATGCATGGTACACCGTTATGGTTACAATGGAGGGAAAACAAACCCTCAGAATAAAGTACGAAAAATTCTCTGATGAAGAAGACCAATTGTTCGAACCCTCGTTTTTCGAATCATTGGAAGCGCTTCACGAGTTTGAGAAACGATTCAGACCTCTCTCTGTACAGGTTCAGGATTATGAATGTCGTAAACTCGTTCATGGTGTTAAG GTGCAAGAACGCAAGCATTCTCGCAAAAAAGATGCAGAGTGCCTGTGTACTTTTATACTTGACTGGTTACATGGGCCAAATGCTGGAAATTTGACTGCTGCAGAAGTTGGGGATATTTGCATTGTGCAGCCTGTAATACAGCTTGATCCAACAGTGGCTTCATTCCTTGAGATAGCAAGGAGGGTAATAGAATCAAAGTCTGGTCAGGAAATGGGGGCCTACTACCTCAAAGACTTAGAAACTAGTGAAAGACGAAGTTTTTTTGAACGAATGCAGAAG GGAAAACAACGTGTCAAACGATCTGCTTTGGGTGCATATTCTCCTGAAG TCAACCTTGACAGAACAAAGGAAGATAAAGAGttggaaggaaaaagaaatgtGTGGATGATATTGGTGGGCAATCTTGAGAAAGGATTATGTTCATCAACAGCTGTAGAGTTCTTACAGAGACATGCTCAAATATCAGCTACAGTCTTCATTTTTTCAAGTTTATCATCGGAGATATATACCAGGGGTGCCATTATGTTGCACACTGAACAAAATTTTCATAAGCTTTGTGACTTTTTGACAAATCCCAACCACATCATAACATCTTCAACTGGCAG GCCTTGGGTGATAATTGAAAAACAAGTAGGTCTCAAAAATATCAAAGCATCAATAGGAACACTGGGGCCTAAATATGAG AATGTATCACAGGATGAAAGGAGTAGAACGAGCAACAATTTGAAGCTTGTACAGTCAGGAACTCAAGAATTCCAGATATCTAGTGCTATGAGGGATTTGTTTTTGGAATTTTCTGATCACCAAGTGCGGCTGCACAAGAAGCTTGCACTTATGGAGGGAAGTGTGTTTGGAATTTGA